One part of the Populus alba chromosome 18, ASM523922v2, whole genome shotgun sequence genome encodes these proteins:
- the LOC118059411 gene encoding uncharacterized protein, producing MAFKPYFQRGHRANSINIEDIQLNTNWEDVICPICLDFPHNCVLLQCSSYHKGCRPFVCDTDHLHSNCLDRFKNASGMPSLSTSDSTPLTNTQPTVADNNCKLACPLCRGEVTGWVVVDRARLDLDEKKRCCAEEQCTFTGTYFELHEHAQVEHPHARPSKIDPARQLDWENFQQSSEIIDVLSTIHSEVPRGVVLGDYVIEYGDDDTGDEFEDFPRVKGNWWTSCILYKVFDNFRNSRNRRRARVVDTRRGSRRSSYDTSNSDEGSVASVDFAEYRLDETDDEFASSSVPARGSSGHRRFRRHHSRFFDS from the exons ATGGCCTTTAAGCCTTATTTTCAAAGAGGTCACCGTGCCAATAGTATCAACATCGAAGATATTCAGTTGAATACAAATTGGGAAGATGTGATTTGTCCAATATGCTTGGATTTCCCCCACAATTGTGTTCTCCTCCAATGCTCATCTTATCATAAAGGGTGCCGACCATTTGTGTGTGATACTGACCACTTGCATTCAAATTGTTTGGATCGTTTTAAAAATGCCAGTGGTATGCCATCCCTTTCAACATCTGATTCAACTCCTTTGACAAATACTCAGCCAACAGTAGCGGATAACAATTGCAAACTAGCTTGTCCGTTGTGTAGAGGTGAAGTTACGGGGTGGGTTGTTGTTGATAGGGCTCGTTTAGATTTGGATGAGAAAAAGCGATGTTGTGCAGAAGAACAATGTACATTCACAGGAACATATTTTGAACTACATGAACATGCTCAAGTAGAACACCCACATGCTCGCCCATCAAAAATTGACCCTGCTCGGCAGCTTGATTGGGAAAATTTTCAGCAGTCATCTGAGATAATAGATGTTTTGAGCACCATACATTCAGAAGTGCCACGTGGAGTTGTTCTAGGAGACTATGTGATTGAGTATGGGGATGATGATACTGGAGATGAGTTTGAGGACTTCCCTAGGGTCAAGGGCAACTGGTGGACTTCTTGTATCTTGTATAAGGTTTTTGATAACTTCAGAAACTCGAGAAATAGAAGAAGGGCAAGAGTAGTTGATACAAGGAGAGGAAGTCGCCGCTCAAGTTATGATACTTCGAATTCTGATGAGGGCTCTGTGGCATCTGTCGACTTTGCAGAATACAGATTAGATGAGACTGATGATGAGTTTGCAAGTTCAAGCGTCCCCGCTAGGGGTAGTTCTGGTCATCGCAG ATTTCGAAGACACCACTCCCGCTTCTTTGACAGTTAG
- the LOC118059412 gene encoding uncharacterized protein isoform X1 — MPRKVNYGVDCDDGDYDDYDDDYDAEDDVEAAEPKHETAKYNDKVRLWRCAICNYDNDESMTACDICEVIRNPVPGSIKRAGGGAPFKLNIPSPDDLVSDGLHPSHIGSKAELFNSRYPNVTAGVTEIVKSSDKSSASMPKGKQGQQISDGSSASISKGRPGVDDGNQKKNGIVGTQSSDETSDSTSSAPKGKDKRVDYSSSSTKRGESLGLTGNLNEMSLSDKSGKSYKASAKRHKSSAQYQPDKWMLPGKSENALTQLNLAIVGHVDSGKSTLSGRLLHLLGRITQKEMLKYEKEAKLQGKGSFAYAWALDESPEERERGITMTVAVAYFDSKKYHVVVIDSPGHKDFVPNMISGSTQADAAILVIDASVGGFEAGMDNKGQTREHALLIRSFGVDQIIVAVNKMDSVEYSKDRFDLIRTQLGTFLRSCGFKDSLVLWIPLSAVENQNLVAAPSDIRLSSWYRGPYLLDAIDSLQPPTRDFSKPLLMPICDVVISSSQGQVSACGKLEAGALRSGLKVLVMPSGDVGTVRSLERDSKPCDVARAGDNVTVSLLGIDGSNVMTGGVLCHPDFPVAVARHFELKVLVLDLEIPLVIGSQLEFHGHHAKEAARVVKIISVLDPKTGKVTKKAPRRLISKQSAVIEVFLDGPVCMEEFTNCRALGRVFLRTSGKTIALGIITRIIEDQE; from the exons atgcCTCGTAAGGTGAATTACGGAGTAGATTGTGACGATGGAGATTATGATGATTACGACGATGATTATGATGCAGAAGATGATG TGGAAGCAGCTGAGCCTAAGCACGAAACGGCCAAGTACAATGATAAGGTTAGACTATGGCGTTGCGCAATTTGCAATTATGATAATGATGAGAGCATGACTGCTTGTGATATTTGCGAGGTTATTCGGAATCCTGTCCCTGGCAGTATCAAGAGAGCTGGAGGAGGAG CTCCTTTTAAGCTTAATATTCCATCTCCAGATGATTTGGTTTCTGATGGATTACATCCCTCCCATATTGGTTCTAAAG CCGAACTTTTCAACTCCAGATATCCAAACGTAACTGCTGGCGTTACTGAGATTGTTAAAAGTTCAGATAAATCATCTGCATCGATGCCAAAAGGCAAACAAGGACAACAAATTTCTGATGGCTCTTCTGCTTCTATTTCAAAAGGCAGGCCTGGAGTGGATGATGGCAATCAAAAGAAGAATGGTATAGTTGGCACTCAATCAAGTGATGAAACTTCAGATAGCACTTCATCAGCGCCAAAAGGCAAAGATAAACGGGTTGATTATAGCAGTTCTTCAACAAAAAGGGGCGAGTCTCTTGGTCTTACAGGTAATTTGAATGAAATGTCCCTGTCTGATAAATCTGGAAAGTCGTATAAGGCTAGTGCTAAGAGGCACAAGTCATCTGCACAGTATCAACCAGATAAATGGATGCTCCCCGGCAAATCAGAAAATGCATTGACACAACTGAATCTTGCAATT GTTGGCCATGTTGATTCTGGGAAATCAACACTCTCAGGTAGACTACTACATCTTTTGGGACGCATAACCCAAAAGGAAATGCTCAAATATGAAAAGGAGGCCAAGTTACAG GGCAAGGGGTCATTTGCTTATGCTTGGGCATTGGATGAGAGTCCTGAGGAGAGGGAAAGGGGAATAACTATGACAGTCGCTGTTGCTTATTTTGATtccaaaaaatatcatgttgttGTGATTGATTCCCCAGGCCATAAAGACTTTGTCCCAAACATGATATCTGGGTCAACACAAGCTGATGCTGCCATCCTTGTAATAGATGCCTCTGTTGGGGGTTTTGAAGCTGGGATGGACAACAAGGGGCAAACTAGGGAACATGCACTTCTTATTAGAAGTTTTGGTGTTGACCAGATTATAGTCGCAGTCAACAAAATGGACTCAGTGGAGTACTCCAAGGATcgatttgatttgattagaACACAACTTGGAACATTCCTTCGTTCTTGTGGATTCAAGGATTCCTTGGTGTTATGGATTCCATTGAGCGCAgtggaaaatcaaaatttagttGCAGCTCCTTCTGATATTCGTTTGTCATCATG GTACCGTGGACCTTATCTGTTGGATGCAATTGATTCTCTTCAGCCACCAACAAGAGATTTCTCAAAACCTCTTCTCATGCCCATATGTGATGTAGTGATATCATCTTCACAAGGGCAGGTGTCAGCCTGTGGTAAATTGGAGGCTGGTGCTCTTCGAAGTGGATTGAAG GTTTTAGTTATGCCATCAGGAGATGTGGGGACAGTTCGCTCCCTAGAAAGAGACTCTAAGCCTTGTGATGTCGCCAGAGCAGGAGATAACGTGACTGTCAGTCTCCTAGGCATTGATGGAAGTAATGTGATGACTGGAGGTGTTCTATGTCATCCAGACTTTCCTGTTGCAGTAGCGCGACATTTTGAGCTGAAGGTGCTCGTGTTAGATTTGGAAATTCCACTTGTGATTGGTTCTCAA TTGGAATTCCACGGACACCACGCAAAGGAGGCTGCAAGagttgttaaaataatatcagtGCTTGATCCAAAGACGGGCAAGGTGACAAAGAAGGCGCCTCGCCGTCTTATCTCAAAGCAGAGTGCAGTGATTGAG GTGTTTTTGGACGGACCGGTTTGCATGGAAGAGTTCACAAATTGCAGAGCTCTTGGAAGAGTGTTTCTGAGAACATCAGGGAAAACCATTGCCCTAGGAATCATAACCCGGATAATAGAGGATCAGGAATAG
- the LOC118059412 gene encoding uncharacterized protein isoform X2 — MPRKVNYGVDCDDGDYDDYDDDYDAEDDVEAAEPKHETAKYNDKVRLWRCAICNYDNDESMTACDICEVIRNPVPGSIKRAGGGAELFNSRYPNVTAGVTEIVKSSDKSSASMPKGKQGQQISDGSSASISKGRPGVDDGNQKKNGIVGTQSSDETSDSTSSAPKGKDKRVDYSSSSTKRGESLGLTGNLNEMSLSDKSGKSYKASAKRHKSSAQYQPDKWMLPGKSENALTQLNLAIVGHVDSGKSTLSGRLLHLLGRITQKEMLKYEKEAKLQGKGSFAYAWALDESPEERERGITMTVAVAYFDSKKYHVVVIDSPGHKDFVPNMISGSTQADAAILVIDASVGGFEAGMDNKGQTREHALLIRSFGVDQIIVAVNKMDSVEYSKDRFDLIRTQLGTFLRSCGFKDSLVLWIPLSAVENQNLVAAPSDIRLSSWYRGPYLLDAIDSLQPPTRDFSKPLLMPICDVVISSSQGQVSACGKLEAGALRSGLKVLVMPSGDVGTVRSLERDSKPCDVARAGDNVTVSLLGIDGSNVMTGGVLCHPDFPVAVARHFELKVLVLDLEIPLVIGSQLEFHGHHAKEAARVVKIISVLDPKTGKVTKKAPRRLISKQSAVIEVFLDGPVCMEEFTNCRALGRVFLRTSGKTIALGIITRIIEDQE, encoded by the exons atgcCTCGTAAGGTGAATTACGGAGTAGATTGTGACGATGGAGATTATGATGATTACGACGATGATTATGATGCAGAAGATGATG TGGAAGCAGCTGAGCCTAAGCACGAAACGGCCAAGTACAATGATAAGGTTAGACTATGGCGTTGCGCAATTTGCAATTATGATAATGATGAGAGCATGACTGCTTGTGATATTTGCGAGGTTATTCGGAATCCTGTCCCTGGCAGTATCAAGAGAGCTGGAGGAGGAG CCGAACTTTTCAACTCCAGATATCCAAACGTAACTGCTGGCGTTACTGAGATTGTTAAAAGTTCAGATAAATCATCTGCATCGATGCCAAAAGGCAAACAAGGACAACAAATTTCTGATGGCTCTTCTGCTTCTATTTCAAAAGGCAGGCCTGGAGTGGATGATGGCAATCAAAAGAAGAATGGTATAGTTGGCACTCAATCAAGTGATGAAACTTCAGATAGCACTTCATCAGCGCCAAAAGGCAAAGATAAACGGGTTGATTATAGCAGTTCTTCAACAAAAAGGGGCGAGTCTCTTGGTCTTACAGGTAATTTGAATGAAATGTCCCTGTCTGATAAATCTGGAAAGTCGTATAAGGCTAGTGCTAAGAGGCACAAGTCATCTGCACAGTATCAACCAGATAAATGGATGCTCCCCGGCAAATCAGAAAATGCATTGACACAACTGAATCTTGCAATT GTTGGCCATGTTGATTCTGGGAAATCAACACTCTCAGGTAGACTACTACATCTTTTGGGACGCATAACCCAAAAGGAAATGCTCAAATATGAAAAGGAGGCCAAGTTACAG GGCAAGGGGTCATTTGCTTATGCTTGGGCATTGGATGAGAGTCCTGAGGAGAGGGAAAGGGGAATAACTATGACAGTCGCTGTTGCTTATTTTGATtccaaaaaatatcatgttgttGTGATTGATTCCCCAGGCCATAAAGACTTTGTCCCAAACATGATATCTGGGTCAACACAAGCTGATGCTGCCATCCTTGTAATAGATGCCTCTGTTGGGGGTTTTGAAGCTGGGATGGACAACAAGGGGCAAACTAGGGAACATGCACTTCTTATTAGAAGTTTTGGTGTTGACCAGATTATAGTCGCAGTCAACAAAATGGACTCAGTGGAGTACTCCAAGGATcgatttgatttgattagaACACAACTTGGAACATTCCTTCGTTCTTGTGGATTCAAGGATTCCTTGGTGTTATGGATTCCATTGAGCGCAgtggaaaatcaaaatttagttGCAGCTCCTTCTGATATTCGTTTGTCATCATG GTACCGTGGACCTTATCTGTTGGATGCAATTGATTCTCTTCAGCCACCAACAAGAGATTTCTCAAAACCTCTTCTCATGCCCATATGTGATGTAGTGATATCATCTTCACAAGGGCAGGTGTCAGCCTGTGGTAAATTGGAGGCTGGTGCTCTTCGAAGTGGATTGAAG GTTTTAGTTATGCCATCAGGAGATGTGGGGACAGTTCGCTCCCTAGAAAGAGACTCTAAGCCTTGTGATGTCGCCAGAGCAGGAGATAACGTGACTGTCAGTCTCCTAGGCATTGATGGAAGTAATGTGATGACTGGAGGTGTTCTATGTCATCCAGACTTTCCTGTTGCAGTAGCGCGACATTTTGAGCTGAAGGTGCTCGTGTTAGATTTGGAAATTCCACTTGTGATTGGTTCTCAA TTGGAATTCCACGGACACCACGCAAAGGAGGCTGCAAGagttgttaaaataatatcagtGCTTGATCCAAAGACGGGCAAGGTGACAAAGAAGGCGCCTCGCCGTCTTATCTCAAAGCAGAGTGCAGTGATTGAG GTGTTTTTGGACGGACCGGTTTGCATGGAAGAGTTCACAAATTGCAGAGCTCTTGGAAGAGTGTTTCTGAGAACATCAGGGAAAACCATTGCCCTAGGAATCATAACCCGGATAATAGAGGATCAGGAATAG
- the LOC118059412 gene encoding uncharacterized protein isoform X3 → MIWFLMDYIPPILVLKPNFSTPDIQTPGVDDGNQKKNGIVGTQSSDETSDSTSSAPKGKDKRVDYSSSSTKRGESLGLTGNLNEMSLSDKSGKSYKASAKRHKSSAQYQPDKWMLPGKSENALTQLNLAIVGHVDSGKSTLSGRLLHLLGRITQKEMLKYEKEAKLQGKGSFAYAWALDESPEERERGITMTVAVAYFDSKKYHVVVIDSPGHKDFVPNMISGSTQADAAILVIDASVGGFEAGMDNKGQTREHALLIRSFGVDQIIVAVNKMDSVEYSKDRFDLIRTQLGTFLRSCGFKDSLVLWIPLSAVENQNLVAAPSDIRLSSWYRGPYLLDAIDSLQPPTRDFSKPLLMPICDVVISSSQGQVSACGKLEAGALRSGLKVLVMPSGDVGTVRSLERDSKPCDVARAGDNVTVSLLGIDGSNVMTGGVLCHPDFPVAVARHFELKVLVLDLEIPLVIGSQLEFHGHHAKEAARVVKIISVLDPKTGKVTKKAPRRLISKQSAVIEVFLDGPVCMEEFTNCRALGRVFLRTSGKTIALGIITRIIEDQE, encoded by the exons ATGATTTGGTTTCTGATGGATTACATCCCTCCCATATTGGTTCTAAAG CCGAACTTTTCAACTCCAGATATCCAAAC GCCTGGAGTGGATGATGGCAATCAAAAGAAGAATGGTATAGTTGGCACTCAATCAAGTGATGAAACTTCAGATAGCACTTCATCAGCGCCAAAAGGCAAAGATAAACGGGTTGATTATAGCAGTTCTTCAACAAAAAGGGGCGAGTCTCTTGGTCTTACAGGTAATTTGAATGAAATGTCCCTGTCTGATAAATCTGGAAAGTCGTATAAGGCTAGTGCTAAGAGGCACAAGTCATCTGCACAGTATCAACCAGATAAATGGATGCTCCCCGGCAAATCAGAAAATGCATTGACACAACTGAATCTTGCAATT GTTGGCCATGTTGATTCTGGGAAATCAACACTCTCAGGTAGACTACTACATCTTTTGGGACGCATAACCCAAAAGGAAATGCTCAAATATGAAAAGGAGGCCAAGTTACAG GGCAAGGGGTCATTTGCTTATGCTTGGGCATTGGATGAGAGTCCTGAGGAGAGGGAAAGGGGAATAACTATGACAGTCGCTGTTGCTTATTTTGATtccaaaaaatatcatgttgttGTGATTGATTCCCCAGGCCATAAAGACTTTGTCCCAAACATGATATCTGGGTCAACACAAGCTGATGCTGCCATCCTTGTAATAGATGCCTCTGTTGGGGGTTTTGAAGCTGGGATGGACAACAAGGGGCAAACTAGGGAACATGCACTTCTTATTAGAAGTTTTGGTGTTGACCAGATTATAGTCGCAGTCAACAAAATGGACTCAGTGGAGTACTCCAAGGATcgatttgatttgattagaACACAACTTGGAACATTCCTTCGTTCTTGTGGATTCAAGGATTCCTTGGTGTTATGGATTCCATTGAGCGCAgtggaaaatcaaaatttagttGCAGCTCCTTCTGATATTCGTTTGTCATCATG GTACCGTGGACCTTATCTGTTGGATGCAATTGATTCTCTTCAGCCACCAACAAGAGATTTCTCAAAACCTCTTCTCATGCCCATATGTGATGTAGTGATATCATCTTCACAAGGGCAGGTGTCAGCCTGTGGTAAATTGGAGGCTGGTGCTCTTCGAAGTGGATTGAAG GTTTTAGTTATGCCATCAGGAGATGTGGGGACAGTTCGCTCCCTAGAAAGAGACTCTAAGCCTTGTGATGTCGCCAGAGCAGGAGATAACGTGACTGTCAGTCTCCTAGGCATTGATGGAAGTAATGTGATGACTGGAGGTGTTCTATGTCATCCAGACTTTCCTGTTGCAGTAGCGCGACATTTTGAGCTGAAGGTGCTCGTGTTAGATTTGGAAATTCCACTTGTGATTGGTTCTCAA TTGGAATTCCACGGACACCACGCAAAGGAGGCTGCAAGagttgttaaaataatatcagtGCTTGATCCAAAGACGGGCAAGGTGACAAAGAAGGCGCCTCGCCGTCTTATCTCAAAGCAGAGTGCAGTGATTGAG GTGTTTTTGGACGGACCGGTTTGCATGGAAGAGTTCACAAATTGCAGAGCTCTTGGAAGAGTGTTTCTGAGAACATCAGGGAAAACCATTGCCCTAGGAATCATAACCCGGATAATAGAGGATCAGGAATAG